From Staphylothermus hellenicus DSM 12710, a single genomic window includes:
- a CDS encoding S8 family serine peptidase produces the protein MRFNMGLASTILIITIIIHSIISPTYYIVDNGKPIHKKYLSQAWFTLKDKDHDYISDNLLNTRNKIVRAIIVFSSRISSYHLKLIQTLDGKIIGGPWRNVLNGVAVEIPHYNLQLLREALLRTDYDLDGYSDLLFIEEDTRMNPDLHYATRQINIRPRIWDLGFKGKYVTVALIDTGIDVDAPGINRSRIIYSYDATLTGIDPLRDELDHGTHVASVIIGENNGSNGNLVLSKGPFTITNTGSQDHITFLLTPIPVYSMGELKVKIYIAPYNNNYTYEAYLYKTIKYENVLDAIKNNDLEYVCSNSSWETKYISDLDGNQYINAETLLSYNITSKDDYGNYVIGLRHNSSNIYLWFNASVPSIISRDKYPISSGVAPEANIAIFRVADDQGNIYLSYVLNALDEISRVKNIYNISVISISLSSTKYSASLEEATKNLAEQGIVIVASTGNYGVREDLNATSIYPAGFPWVISVGAVNGFNNITYYTTIGGYSSIYKVIKPDLLAPGGDYDHTIYTSDSNNEGDTPFYSIIDKNLSIIDIEPSDYESSMGTSISAPIVAGVAAILISILKSTNISPNLSLWDRVVEDYGIGATMLIKEIMESSCYETYPLIRSLNGTLSYDLVRNQYSPSLDHGLKDIHEGFGVLDAYAAVNYTFMLKDYLLYLYGLRNNYTYDYSLNKDNAPLIIYNGDLRNGTIYNATKYFMKNSLLFGNSVAGIPAHFERFILTINGHKFLSRFGVRITSYSNDPLRTDLDAYIYLLNTSGWDPQLLNHTVSTYGVLDKITYITPPPTENMDNHIYYVAVKRATEDSAGGRFRLVIGPGLTAKFVNGSYIWINTTAASPPDTAKYGLIIIYYRNSSGVYLYKHVITTTTNLNGLAHISKYINIINGNYSLQDDWQWYVSIIYTRDPRDTYNITQENIVEGPVYVRVSIGEPVKLYLSGPHMVMDNESFRITATLYLNDTRQPLSNKQILFYESSNRVNWTYIGSSITDMNGSAEIVLAKPMNEIYYYIAVYPGDNMSQYTLTNNILQVRVYGVTALYINVSKTSLYTVEPVNISIKLFLKNSGIPVSGEKIDVWLSSDNGVTWHKIFSGITDKNGFLNYTHIFLSSNEYLLKANYSGSFKHLLFDAESNIVSLSIHRAPTRIEAETNSTNVKVYESAIFTISLNHTCNKIVRPVRNAKVYLEIYNKTRNSWIITNMSTTDSNGYASITYRFTRNGTYIFRARYEGNTTFIGAATNTITIHVKKLNTQFIIINKPISGATEEPIHILAKLVDEKHRPIRKSIVWLEKLVNDTWIKISYNTTDENGIVYLSWIEDKSGIFNYRLLYGGKDYVYNPSIRNFSLTIASTSTKLSLVSSSKEILVNTTFTLAAYLYSNKKSIRQATVYLQKRINNTWITIGKNITDTTGHTIFKIYEPYAGNYTYRAVYYGNLTFSGTISNYVEIRIVPVETFLLLEAPKSAYVKERILVKARLNTLFPFIKPLSQQPVELWINTKGADWSKLAVNYTDQYGIAYFYISFNNSGTYLIKAVYSAPGKNNYRQIYSDTHSDTIILKVLKIQTFLLLFTNTTRAGKHETILLAARLVDYKLLPIVNATIDFYIINNSRLVYIGTAITNSTGYAVLAITYNFSDTTTFISVFNGTNKYQKTLSNYVKVKYIEENINSNNIFDQNNLLLLLLLVILPITIFFYVYIRKKTSKGKDLGNN, from the coding sequence ATGCGTTTTAATATGGGTCTAGCCTCCACAATATTGATCATAACCATAATTATTCACAGCATCATATCTCCTACATACTACATTGTAGATAACGGGAAACCTATTCATAAAAAATACCTGTCCCAGGCTTGGTTCACATTGAAAGATAAGGATCATGACTATATTAGTGATAATCTTCTCAATACCCGAAACAAAATTGTTAGAGCAATAATTGTGTTCTCGTCGAGAATTAGTAGTTATCATCTAAAACTAATCCAAACACTAGATGGGAAAATAATAGGTGGACCGTGGAGAAATGTTTTAAACGGTGTCGCAGTAGAGATTCCCCACTATAATCTCCAATTACTCAGAGAAGCTCTTCTCAGAACAGATTATGATTTAGATGGATACTCAGACCTATTGTTTATTGAAGAAGATACTAGAATGAATCCGGACCTGCATTATGCTACTAGGCAGATAAATATTAGACCGAGAATATGGGATCTAGGTTTTAAGGGTAAATATGTTACTGTGGCATTAATAGATACTGGTATAGACGTAGATGCTCCAGGAATTAATCGTAGCAGAATAATTTATTCTTATGATGCAACATTAACAGGTATTGATCCGTTAAGAGACGAACTAGATCATGGAACACATGTAGCATCAGTTATTATAGGAGAAAACAATGGATCCAATGGAAACCTAGTATTGTCTAAAGGGCCCTTCACTATTACAAATACAGGGAGCCAAGACCACATAACATTCTTGTTAACTCCTATCCCGGTATATAGTATGGGAGAGTTGAAGGTTAAGATATACATTGCTCCCTATAATAATAACTATACATATGAAGCATACCTGTACAAGACGATAAAATACGAAAACGTCTTAGACGCGATTAAGAACAATGACTTAGAATATGTATGCTCAAATAGTTCCTGGGAAACCAAATATATAAGTGATCTCGACGGAAACCAGTACATAAATGCTGAAACACTATTATCATACAATATAACTAGCAAAGATGACTATGGAAACTACGTCATAGGATTACGTCATAATTCGTCAAACATATATTTATGGTTCAATGCAAGTGTTCCATCAATAATATCCAGAGACAAATACCCAATTAGCAGTGGTGTCGCTCCAGAAGCAAATATTGCTATATTCAGAGTAGCCGATGATCAGGGAAACATTTATCTTTCATATGTTCTAAACGCATTAGACGAGATAAGCAGGGTTAAAAACATATATAATATTAGTGTTATAAGCATTAGCTTATCCTCAACAAAATACTCGGCATCCCTCGAAGAAGCGACAAAGAACTTGGCTGAACAAGGCATAGTGATCGTGGCTTCTACTGGAAATTATGGTGTAAGAGAAGACTTAAACGCTACCAGTATTTATCCAGCAGGTTTTCCATGGGTTATAAGTGTTGGAGCTGTTAATGGATTCAATAATATAACATATTATACAACCATAGGAGGATATAGTTCTATTTATAAGGTGATAAAACCTGATCTATTAGCGCCTGGAGGAGACTATGATCACACAATATATACAAGTGACTCAAACAATGAAGGAGATACTCCATTCTATAGCATAATAGATAAGAACTTATCCATTATTGATATTGAACCATCAGATTATGAATCATCTATGGGTACAAGTATTTCAGCACCAATAGTGGCTGGAGTTGCCGCAATACTTATAAGCATTCTTAAATCAACCAATATATCTCCAAATCTTAGTCTTTGGGATAGAGTAGTTGAGGATTATGGTATTGGAGCAACTATGTTGATTAAGGAAATAATGGAGAGTTCTTGTTACGAAACATATCCTCTAATAAGATCATTAAATGGTACATTATCTTATGATTTAGTTAGAAACCAGTATAGTCCAAGTCTTGATCATGGATTAAAAGATATCCATGAAGGTTTTGGCGTATTAGATGCATATGCAGCGGTTAACTATACTTTTATGCTGAAAGATTATCTTCTATACCTTTATGGGTTAAGAAATAATTATACATACGATTACAGCTTAAACAAAGATAATGCTCCCCTGATAATATACAATGGCGATCTTAGAAATGGGACAATATATAATGCTACAAAGTATTTTATGAAGAATAGTTTATTATTTGGAAACTCTGTAGCCGGGATCCCCGCGCATTTTGAAAGATTTATATTGACAATTAACGGACACAAATTTTTATCTAGGTTTGGCGTTCGAATAACTTCTTACTCAAATGATCCTTTGAGGACGGATCTTGACGCCTATATATATTTACTAAATACTAGTGGTTGGGATCCACAATTATTGAATCATACAGTGAGCACATATGGGGTTCTAGATAAAATAACCTACATAACACCTCCTCCAACCGAAAATATGGATAACCATATTTACTATGTAGCAGTTAAACGAGCAACAGAGGATTCCGCTGGTGGAAGGTTTAGACTAGTTATAGGACCGGGTCTTACAGCGAAATTTGTTAATGGTAGCTATATATGGATAAACACAACTGCAGCATCTCCCCCCGATACTGCAAAGTATGGTCTTATAATCATATATTATAGGAATAGCAGTGGAGTATATCTGTATAAGCACGTCATAACCACAACAACTAATCTAAATGGCTTAGCACATATCTCGAAGTATATTAATATAATCAATGGCAATTATTCTCTACAAGATGACTGGCAATGGTATGTTAGCATAATATATACTCGAGATCCTAGGGACACATATAATATCACACAGGAAAACATTGTTGAAGGACCTGTATATGTAAGAGTATCCATAGGGGAACCTGTAAAACTGTATTTATCGGGTCCACACATGGTAATGGATAATGAATCGTTTAGAATAACCGCAACTCTATATCTTAATGATACTAGACAACCACTATCCAATAAACAGATCCTTTTTTACGAAAGCAGTAATCGTGTGAACTGGACATATATAGGTTCATCAATTACTGATATGAATGGCTCAGCCGAAATAGTCCTTGCAAAACCAATGAACGAAATATACTATTATATCGCAGTATACCCTGGAGATAACATGTCACAATACACTCTGACAAATAATATATTACAAGTAAGAGTATACGGGGTAACAGCACTATATATTAATGTATCAAAAACCAGTCTATACACTGTCGAACCAGTCAATATTTCTATTAAACTATTTTTGAAGAACAGCGGTATCCCAGTAAGCGGAGAAAAAATAGATGTCTGGTTAAGCTCTGATAACGGGGTAACCTGGCATAAGATCTTTTCAGGAATCACTGATAAAAACGGATTTCTAAACTATACCCATATCTTCTTATCCAGCAACGAATACTTGTTGAAGGCAAACTATAGTGGAAGCTTTAAACACTTATTATTCGATGCAGAATCAAATATAGTATCTCTATCAATACATAGAGCCCCAACACGTATAGAAGCTGAAACAAATAGTACAAATGTAAAAGTTTATGAATCCGCAATATTTACAATAAGTCTTAACCATACATGTAATAAAATAGTTCGTCCAGTAAGAAATGCAAAAGTATATTTGGAAATATATAATAAGACCCGGAATTCATGGATAATAACAAATATGTCAACTACAGATTCCAACGGCTATGCATCAATAACTTATAGGTTTACAAGGAATGGAACCTATATTTTCAGGGCCCGCTATGAAGGAAACACGACGTTTATAGGAGCAGCCACAAACACTATAACTATACATGTTAAAAAACTAAATACACAATTTATAATCATAAATAAACCAATCAGCGGAGCAACTGAAGAACCAATCCATATATTAGCGAAACTTGTAGATGAAAAACATAGACCTATAAGAAAAAGTATTGTCTGGCTTGAAAAACTAGTTAATGACACATGGATTAAAATATCCTATAATACAACCGATGAAAACGGTATAGTATATTTATCATGGATCGAAGATAAAAGCGGAATATTTAATTATAGGCTATTATATGGGGGTAAAGACTATGTATATAATCCTTCCATAAGAAATTTCAGTTTAACAATAGCATCAACATCTACAAAATTATCATTAGTGAGCAGTAGTAAAGAAATACTTGTTAACACAACTTTTACATTGGCTGCATATTTATATTCAAATAAAAAATCTATTAGACAAGCCACTGTTTATCTCCAGAAACGTATTAATAATACTTGGATAACTATTGGGAAAAATATTACTGATACAACAGGCCACACTATTTTCAAGATATATGAGCCCTATGCAGGCAATTATACTTATAGAGCTGTATACTATGGAAACCTAACCTTTAGTGGAACAATAAGCAATTACGTCGAAATCAGAATAGTTCCTGTGGAAACTTTTCTACTCCTTGAAGCTCCAAAGAGTGCCTATGTAAAGGAGAGAATACTTGTTAAAGCCAGGTTAAATACTCTCTTTCCATTTATTAAACCACTCTCTCAACAACCAGTTGAATTATGGATTAATACGAAAGGAGCTGATTGGAGCAAGCTCGCCGTAAACTACACTGATCAATATGGTATAGCATATTTTTATATATCCTTCAATAATTCTGGAACATACCTTATTAAAGCAGTATATAGTGCTCCCGGAAAAAACAATTATAGACAAATTTATAGTGATACACACAGCGATACTATAATTTTAAAAGTATTAAAGATACAAACTTTTCTACTATTATTCACCAATACAACCAGAGCCGGGAAACATGAAACAATATTGTTAGCTGCAAGACTAGTGGATTACAAACTATTACCCATCGTTAATGCTACAATAGATTTCTATATTATCAATAATAGTAGGCTAGTATATATTGGAACAGCAATAACTAATTCAACTGGATACGCAGTCTTAGCGATAACATATAACTTTTCAGATACAACAACATTTATTTCTGTTTTCAATGGTACAAACAAGTATCAAAAAACACTTAGCAACTATGTCAAAGTAAAATATATAGAGGAAAACATTAATTCTAACAATATATTTGATCAAAATAATTTATTACTTTTATTACTTCTAGTAATTCTTCCAATAACTATATTTTTCTATGTTTATATAAGGAAGAAGACCTCTAAGGGAAAGGATTTAGGTAATAATTGA
- a CDS encoding bifunctional ADP-dependent NAD(P)H-hydrate dehydratase/NAD(P)H-hydrate epimerase produces the protein MVITVNEMRILETNTIGLGIPLIRLMEAAGKSIADTIASRISPKEAGKIVVLMGRGGNGGDSLVASRYLASKGYHVEIVPAYRPELINHPDTRENYQIVSRMNSITIHKPGIIDPIRDAGVIIDGLLGTGVKGALREPIKTLVEEANKTSARLKVSIDTPTGLNPDTGEIHGVAFKADITVTFHDVKLGLLKKPDITGEIVVANIGIPPDAQTYVGPGDVLYSIPPRKPDTHKGMAGKIVVIGGSYRFTGAPALSGLAALEAGSDLAFIIVPSSVRKIIASYSPELITLPYNGEYLEPRHVETILEYIVEVRPHVVVIGPGLGRLPETLEAAKKIIDELLKKNISLVIDADALRTIEYGKTMFNGKTVLTPHRGEFKAFTNITLSGKPAEDVEKVVEAAKTLNATILLKAPIDIISNGHQTKLNKTGNPYMSIGGTGDVLTGIVASMLAKTNNPFISACIGAYINGLVGDHLLHQKKTVSPMNIIKALNYTINNPLEVHMKTYLNK, from the coding sequence TTGGTTATAACAGTTAATGAGATGAGAATTCTTGAAACAAACACTATCGGATTAGGTATTCCTCTCATTAGGTTAATGGAGGCTGCTGGTAAAAGCATAGCTGATACAATTGCTTCGCGCATATCTCCAAAGGAGGCTGGAAAAATAGTTGTACTGATGGGTAGAGGCGGAAATGGCGGCGATTCACTAGTAGCTTCAAGATACCTAGCCAGTAAGGGTTACCATGTAGAAATCGTTCCAGCATATAGACCTGAACTAATTAATCACCCGGATACTCGTGAAAACTACCAAATAGTTTCTAGAATGAACTCAATAACTATTCATAAACCGGGAATTATTGATCCTATTAGAGATGCTGGTGTAATAATTGATGGATTATTAGGGACAGGAGTTAAGGGCGCTCTTCGAGAACCTATAAAAACACTTGTTGAAGAAGCAAATAAGACTAGTGCAAGGCTTAAAGTATCAATAGATACTCCTACAGGCTTAAATCCTGATACCGGCGAGATCCATGGAGTAGCTTTCAAAGCAGATATCACTGTAACATTCCACGATGTTAAACTCGGTCTCTTAAAAAAACCTGATATAACTGGTGAAATAGTTGTTGCAAATATTGGTATTCCTCCGGATGCACAAACATATGTTGGGCCGGGAGATGTTTTATACAGTATTCCTCCACGTAAACCAGATACTCATAAGGGGATGGCTGGGAAAATAGTGGTTATAGGTGGAAGCTACAGATTTACTGGTGCACCAGCCCTATCAGGCCTTGCCGCGTTAGAGGCAGGATCTGATCTAGCTTTTATAATAGTTCCGAGCAGTGTAAGAAAAATTATAGCATCATACTCACCAGAGCTAATAACGCTCCCCTATAATGGTGAATACTTGGAGCCAAGACATGTTGAAACCATTCTGGAATATATTGTGGAGGTACGTCCACATGTAGTGGTCATAGGTCCTGGTCTTGGCAGATTACCTGAAACACTCGAAGCAGCTAAGAAGATTATTGATGAATTACTGAAGAAAAACATTAGTCTCGTAATAGATGCTGATGCACTACGCACTATAGAATATGGAAAAACAATGTTTAATGGAAAAACAGTCCTAACCCCTCATAGAGGAGAATTCAAAGCATTTACAAATATAACTTTATCCGGGAAACCCGCAGAGGATGTAGAAAAAGTAGTTGAAGCCGCTAAAACACTAAACGCCACTATCCTTCTAAAAGCACCAATAGACATCATAAGTAATGGGCATCAAACAAAGCTTAACAAAACAGGAAATCCATACATGTCAATCGGTGGAACAGGAGATGTTCTAACAGGTATAGTTGCATCTATGCTGGCTAAAACTAATAATCCATTCATATCCGCATGTATAGGAGCATACATTAATGGATTAGTGGGAGACCATCTTCTACATCAGAAGAAAACTGTTTCACCAATGAACATTATAAAAGCTCTAAACTATACAATAAACAATCCTTTAGAGGTTCATATGAAGACATACTTAAACAAATAA
- a CDS encoding helix-turn-helix transcriptional regulator — MLKNVSLISLLLIAALFIVLNGMFPACSQESLYVSRIDISVFYDVIDDLGFVEENISLNTVPTQLIEIDAPLIPPPIGGRGYYELINISYSSNHKNVYLSYSVDRKNNMVKLVFNATRTVLVRYAIYNYLDEIGVGVYGLLIDLSNFSIANSIHARIRIIGNYTVDVYPSLNTGITKSKDVVAIELNDPQPYTIIIVEEGFGGITTLPTTSPTTNVETGAQQQPLAVLETNNLILILVVAVIALLLLYLFWRRHGADVEVETIAPGDILSDETVRDIIVTVGDSGGEIKQSDLVRATGRPKSTISRKVKRLAEEGYTEIIRKGKYNIVKLTPQGKEIYEKIKSGEKSKNER; from the coding sequence TTGCTGAAAAATGTTTCATTAATATCTCTATTATTGATCGCGGCATTGTTTATCGTATTAAATGGTATGTTTCCGGCATGTTCACAGGAGAGCCTATATGTTTCTAGAATCGATATAAGCGTCTTCTATGATGTAATAGACGATCTTGGTTTTGTTGAGGAAAACATCTCTTTAAACACAGTACCGACTCAATTAATAGAGATTGATGCGCCGCTTATTCCTCCACCTATAGGTGGTAGGGGATACTATGAACTAATAAACATAAGTTATTCATCTAACCACAAAAATGTATATCTAAGCTATAGTGTTGATAGGAAGAATAACATGGTGAAACTAGTATTTAATGCTACGAGAACTGTTCTGGTCAGATACGCCATCTATAACTATCTAGATGAGATCGGTGTGGGGGTTTATGGTTTACTAATAGATTTATCAAACTTCTCAATAGCTAATAGTATCCATGCTAGGATAAGAATCATAGGCAATTATACTGTAGATGTATATCCATCATTAAACACGGGCATAACGAAAAGTAAAGATGTGGTTGCTATAGAATTAAATGATCCACAACCCTACACTATAATAATAGTTGAAGAAGGCTTTGGAGGAATAACGACTCTCCCCACGACTTCGCCAACTACAAATGTAGAAACGGGGGCTCAGCAGCAACCATTAGCTGTTCTGGAAACTAATAATTTAATCCTTATACTAGTTGTAGCAGTAATAGCATTATTATTACTATATCTATTTTGGAGAAGACACGGAGCTGATGTGGAGGTTGAAACAATTGCTCCAGGCGATATCTTAAGTGATGAAACGGTGAGGGATATTATTGTGACAGTAGGTGATTCTGGAGGAGAAATTAAACAAAGTGATCTTGTTAGAGCAACTGGCAGGCCCAAATCAACGATAAGTAGGAAAGTAAAGAGATTAGCTGAGGAAGGATATACCGAGATAATTCGTAAAGGCAAATATAATATTGTAAAACTAACCCCACAAGGAAAAGAGATTTATGAGAAAATAAAATCCGGGGAGAAGAGCAAGAATGAGCGATAA
- a CDS encoding DNA primase encodes MYVLSITIIDYRNYPFLADLNDTLNYRWPGLKLSDIISLPNNYPRLRAKVLLKSIVSKRKILPPKSTSEDEVLAFYTLISIVKLLKDKKLASMVAVTYAKYAYRYLQNEPINTLLKISSILGLKAEIPRNYPLIPIDVKRNKPIFEPRPIGIDLKDYLKLTAKRLARDPKYSLVNQIVYRGKVFLNKKVFSRILEEAIYYKILSIIENIEVKENKFQELLEEAKKVLDEVGWLQKRMLDIEVEKNTEGVIDFEAFPPCMKLLLNRLRSGENLGHHERFTIAAFLARIGMDVDSMLEFFKNAPDYNEKIARYQLEHIAGLRGSRKKYLPYSCESMKALNLCPISGQCKGGKNPLAVYKYNVRMKYLKKTSKETRTKQASR; translated from the coding sequence GTGTATGTTTTGTCAATAACAATAATAGATTATAGAAACTACCCATTCCTAGCAGACCTAAATGATACCTTAAACTATAGATGGCCAGGACTAAAACTATCTGATATCATATCTTTGCCAAATAATTATCCAAGACTGCGTGCTAAAGTTTTGCTTAAATCAATAGTTTCTAAAAGAAAAATATTACCACCAAAATCTACTAGCGAAGACGAGGTATTAGCATTTTATACTTTAATCTCTATTGTCAAGCTTTTAAAAGATAAGAAGCTTGCGAGCATGGTTGCGGTTACATATGCAAAGTATGCATATAGATATTTACAAAACGAACCAATTAATACATTATTGAAAATATCCAGTATACTTGGACTTAAAGCTGAAATACCGAGAAACTACCCATTAATTCCTATAGATGTAAAAAGGAATAAACCAATATTTGAACCCAGACCGATCGGTATTGATCTAAAAGATTACTTAAAACTCACAGCTAAAAGACTGGCACGAGATCCAAAATATTCATTAGTTAACCAAATCGTGTATAGAGGAAAAGTATTCTTAAACAAGAAAGTTTTTTCTCGAATACTGGAAGAAGCCATATACTATAAAATATTAAGCATAATTGAAAATATAGAGGTTAAAGAAAATAAATTCCAAGAACTACTAGAAGAAGCTAAAAAAGTTTTAGATGAAGTCGGATGGCTGCAGAAGAGAATGCTGGACATTGAAGTAGAGAAGAACACTGAGGGAGTAATAGATTTTGAAGCTTTTCCTCCATGTATGAAACTACTCCTAAACAGGCTTAGATCAGGGGAGAATCTAGGACATCACGAAAGATTCACGATTGCAGCATTCTTGGCAAGAATAGGTATGGATGTTGATTCAATGCTGGAATTCTTTAAAAATGCGCCAGACTATAATGAGAAAATAGCCCGGTACCAATTAGAACACATAGCCGGCCTTAGAGGTTCTAGAAAAAAATATTTACCCTATAGTTGTGAATCTATGAAAGCATTAAACCTTTGCCCTATAAGCGGTCAATGTAAAGGTGGAAAGAATCCATTGGCTGTATATAAATATAATGTACGAATGAAATATTTGAAGAAAACCAGTAAAGAAACTAGAACAAAACAAGCATCACGGTGA